From Bradyrhizobium sp. 4:
CGTCGCCGTCGCCGTCCACGGCAAAGCGCTTGAACGCGGTCGGCATGAACTGGGTCGGGCCGAAGGCGCCGGCCCAGGAGCCGCGCAATTGTTCGGGCCTGAGATCGCCGCGGTTGAGGATCTCCAGCGCGGAGAGGAATTCGTCCTTGAAGTAAGCCTGGCGGCGGCCGATGCAGGCGAGCGTCGCGGTCGATTGCAGCACGCTGCGGTCGCCCATCTGCGTCGAGTAGTTGGACTCGATGCCCCAGATCGAGGCGATGATGTAGCGATCGACGCCGGCGGCTTTTTCGGTGGCGTCGAACTGCGCCTTGTATTTGGCCAGGACCTCGCGGCCCTTGGCGAGGCGGTTGTCGTTCACGAGGATGTCGAGATAATCCCAGATCGACTTGGTGAACTCCGGCTGCGAATCCATCAGGTCCATGATGCGCAGATCGGGCGCGAGGCCAGCCGTGAAGCGTTGGAAATTTTCCTGCGTGATGTTGCGCCGTGCGGCATCGGGCCACATGCCCGCGACGCAATTGTTGAAATTGCCCGCGGCCTCTCGGATCGCGGCGGCTGTCATCAGCGGATGACCGGAGGCGCCGTCCTCGCCGGTCCAGGGTTGAACTCCCGTTTGAGCGCCGCTGGGCCCGGGCGCTGCTGGCGAAGGCGCCTGGTTCGGGCCGGAGAAAATACCGCCGAACAGATTTGACAGACCGTTCTGAGCCTGCGCGCCGGCGGGAAGCGGGAACAGCAGGGCGGCCGCAATCATCGTCGCACCGGTCACGGACCCGCCCCGTTTTGCCAGCCCTGCCATTGATTGCATCATGTCCACACCTGTCCGGCCAAAATCCGCCCTCAGGAGGCCTGGTTACGGTTGCCAACAGCTTAACAAAGGTGAAATTTTGATGGTGGCCTTTTTCTTAACTCTGTGAGGATGAGGCCCCACATCCGCCTTTGTTGGCGGCTGCAAACAAGCTAGCAAGATGCCATTGCTCCCTTCACGTGTTCCTCAGGTATTCGATCAATCCCATGAAAATCCGCAAAGCCGTATTTCCCGTTGCCGGCCTCGGCACCCGCGTCCTGCCCGCCACCAAGGCGATGCCGAAGGAAATGCTGACGATCGTCGACAAGCCGCTGATCCAGTACGTCTATGACGAGGCCCGGGAAGCCGGCATCGAGCACTTCATCTTTGTCACCGGCCGCAACAAAAGTGTCATCGAAGATCATTTCGACCGGATGTTCGAGCTCGATGCGACGCTGGCCGCGCGCGGCAAGAAGACCGAGCAGGACGTTCTGGCGCAGAACCAGCCGGAGGCCGGCGCCGTCAGCTTCACCCGCCAGCAGGCGCCGCTCGGCCTCGGTCACGCGGTCTGGTGCGCGCGCGACATCGTCGGCAACGAACCGTTCGCGGTCGTGCTGCCCGACGAACTCGTGCTCAATTCGCCCGGCTGCCTGAAGCAGATGATCGACACCGCCAGCAAGCTCGGCGAAAAATCCAACGTCATCGCGGTCGAGGCGGTGCCTGACCATCTGACCCATCAATACGGCATCTGCGGCGTCGGCAAACGCACCGGCAAGATGTTCGAGGTCGACGGCATGGTCGAGAAGCCGGCCAAGGGCACCGCGCCCTCCAACCTCTCGATCACCGGCCGCTACATCCTGCAGCCGGAGATCTTCAAGGTCCTTGAGACCCAGGAGCGCGGCGCCGGCGGCGAGATCCAGCTCACCGACGCCATGATCGGCCTCGCCAGATCGCAAAAATTCTACGGCGTCGAGTTCGAGGGCGAGCGCCACGATTGCGGCTCCAAACCCGGCTTCCTCCGCGCCAATATCGCCTACGGCCTGAAGCGGCCGGAGCTGCGTGACGGGCTCATTGCGGAGATGAAGAAATATCTGGGGCAGTAGCGCTCCGCTCGTCATTGCGAGGAGCGAAGCGACGAAGCAATCCAGGCTGCCTCCGAGGCGACAGTCTGGATTGCTTCGCTTCGCTCGCAATGACGGAACGAACTCCTCACGCCACCAGCGACAGCTTCGGCAGGCTCGCGACCACAGACTGGTTGCGGCCGCCGGCTTTTGCGGCGTAGAGGGCCTTGTCGGCGGCGGCGACCAGTAGCGGCCAGTCCATGCCCGTGGTCGGAACGAGGCTCGCGATGCCGCAGGACACCGTCGAGCTCGTGTGGTCGTCGGACCAGCCCTGCACCTTGGCGCGGATCTTCTCGGCCACCGTGAGGGCGTCGGTGACCGAGGTGCCCGGCAGCAGCACGGCGAATTCCTCGCCGCCATAGCGCGCCGCGCAATCGCCGGCGCGGCTCACCGAATCGGAAATGCAGATGGCGATGCCGACCAGCACCTGGTCGCCGGCCTGGTGGCCGAACGTGTCGTTGTAGGCCTTGAAATGATCGGCATCGATCATCAAGAGCGCGATCGGCGTCTGCTGCCGCATCGCGCGGCGCCATTCGACGTCGATCACCTGGTCGAACTTGCGGCGGTTCTTCAGGCCGGTGAGCGCGTCGGTCGTCGCCATCTCCTCGAGCTTGCGCTCGGCCTCGGCGCGCCGGCCGATCTCGCGCGCGAGCACCAGCGTCGATGCGAGCATGAACAGGCTGAGCGCCAGCACCACGGCGCCGATGCGGTAGGCTTCCCTCTGCCAGAGCTCGAACACCGCGGCCAGCGGTTTGCCCGCCACCACGAACAGCGGACCGCTGTCGCTGCTGCGCACATAAAGTCGCGGAGTCGGATCGACCGGGCCCTGGCCCGCATAGGAGGCGCCGACCCGGAGATTTTCGGCCTTCCATGTCCGCCGATCGTTCAGGTTGGTGCCGATCACGTCGAGGTCGAACGGGCGCCGCATCATGATGGTGCGGTCGCGCTTGAGCACGGTGATGGTGTCATGGGGATCGAGGTTCAGCCGCTCGAACAACTCGTGGAAATAGCTGAAGCGGATCGAGCCGGCGACGACCCCGAGGAAGCCTCCGTCGGTGTCGCTGATGCGCCGGCTCAGCACGATTGCATAGGCGCCGCGGAACAGCATCGGGCGGCTGATGAAGAGGCCCGTTTCGGGACTGTCGCGATGGACCCTGAAGTAATCCTCGTCGCCCCGGTTCACGACAACGGGATCGAGCGTCGAGGCGTCGATGGTCAACCGGCCGTCGGCATCGAACACCTGGATCGCGCCGAAATGCCTCGCCGTGGTCGAATGGTCGAACAGGATGAGGTGACGGATCGGCTTCGAGACCGTGGCGATTTCCGGCAGCAGCATGTTGCTGGCGACCGCCTTGAGGGCCAGATCGTAGATCTCGATGTTGCGGCTGACGTCGGACTCGATGGTCGTCGCCAGGTTTTCCAGGGTCTGGCGGGCGAGCGCCTCCTCGCCGCGGCGCATGTCCAGCATGACGTTGACGCAAATGGCGGAAAAGCCGATCACCGTCACCACGGACGAGATGATCAGCAGCTTCGCCGAAAGCCGCCATGGCCGTCGGGCCGTGACGTCGCGCCATCGAGACAACATCGTTTGCTCCCGGCACCAGTGAATGCGCCCGAAAGCTTGAGTAGTGTTTAAGCCGGGACGGCGCTGCCGGAATGAGTTAAAAATTGGTTTCCGCGGCTCACGTTTTTGGGCAAAGCGGGCCTTCGACCAGCGAAGAGGACAGCGGTGAACGACTACGACGCGTTGCGCGATTATCTGATGCGGCAGAAGCAGGCGGAATTCGTGCTGACCTATGAACAGATCGAAGAGATCATCGGCGCGGCCCTGCCGCGCGCGGCGAATCGTGCCTCATGGTGGGACAGCCTGCGCAGCCCGGATATCCAAATGCCGCAACGCGAAGCCTGCCTCGCCGCGGGTTTCAAGGCGATGCGGATGCCGGACGGCGAGAGCGTGCGGTTCACCAAGCTGAAGAGTGACCGGCGTAGGCCTGGGTGAGGCGAGGGGAAGCTAGCTCGCCGCTTCCAGGCGCACTTCCGTGAGCAGGCGCATCGCGGCGTCGGCATCCATGGGTTCGCCGAAGGCAAACCCTTGCGCATATTCGCAGCCCATCTGGTAGAGCTCGACCGCGTCGGAATCGGTCTCGGCACCTTCGGCGACCACGTCCATGCCGAGGTCGTGCGCGAGCGCGATGATGGACTTCAGGATCACCGGGCGGGTGCCGCGGTTGGTGGTGCGAACGAAGGACTGGTCGATCTTGATGGTGTCGAACGGGAAGCGCTGCAGATAGGCCAGCGACGAATGCCCGGTGCCGAAATCGTCGAGCGACAGCCCGGTGCCGAGCTCGCGGATCCGCGTCAGCATCTGTGCCGCGTGCTCCGGATTCTCCATCACCAACGATTCCGTCAGTTCCAGCTTCAGCGTGCCGCGCGCGACCGAGGAGCGCGACAGCACGGTGCGGATATCGTGGATCAGATCGTGGCGCAGCAATTGCCGCGAGGAGACGTTGACCGATGCGAAGATCGGCTCGCGCGAGCGCATCGCGCGCTGCCAGATCGAGAGCTGCTTGGCGGTCTGGTCGAGCACGAACATGCCGAGGTCGATGATCAGGCCGGTCTCTTCCGCGATGGTGATGAATTCCGACGGCGCCATGCGTCCGAGCTTGGGATGATCCCAGCGCACCAGCGCCTCGAAGCCGGCGACGGAGCGGTCTTCAAGCCGCACGATCGGCTGGTACAGGATCGTGAGCTCCTGCCGCTCGATGGCGCGGCGCAGTTCGCTCTCCAGCGTCAGCCGGTCGGTCTTTCGCGCGCGCATCGCGGACTTGTAGACGTCGATGCGGTCGCCGCCGATGCGCTTGGAGTGATACATCGCAAGCTCGGCGTCCTTGATGATCTCGTCCGTGAGCTGAACTTGCGGATCGGACAAGGCAAGGCCGATCGAGGCCGTGAGAAATATCTCGCGTTCGTTGAAGGCGATCGGCGCGCGGATGGTCTTGCGGATGGTCTCGGCGAAGGCGGTGATGCGGGCGGGGTCCTGCTCCGACAGCAGGATCAGGCCGAACTGGTCGCCGGCGAGCCGCGCCAGCGTATCCTGCGGCTTCAGGATGCGGGTGAGGCGGCGGGCCAGCGTCAGCAGGATGGAATCGCCGACCGCGATGCCGACGGAATCGTTGACCTGCTTGAAGCGGTCGAGGTCGATCACCATCAGCGTCGGCCGCAGCGTCGGCATGGTCTTGGCAAAATGCGCGACGGCGCCGAGGCGGTCCATGAACAGCTTGCGGTTGGGCAGGCCGGTCAGATTGTCATGCACGGAATCGTGGAGCAGGCGCTCCTCGGCGTTGCGGAGCTCGGTGACGTCGGTGAGGGTGCCGACCACGCGCGAGACCTCGCCGTCGGAGCCGACCACCGGGCGCGCCTTCAGCGCGAACCACATGAAGTGACCGTCCGGCGTGCGCAGGCGGAAATCCTGCACCAGGCGGCCGCGGCGCTGGTCGAGCACGCTGTCGAGCGCTGCGCGAAAACGGTCCTGGTCGAGCGGGTGCAACACTTCGAGCCAGGAGGCGGCCGGACCTTCCAGCGTGCCGCGCTTGAGGCCGAGCAGGGCCTCGGTCTCGGGGCTGGTGAAGACCTTGTCGGCGGAAACGTCCCAGTCCCAGATCAGATCGCCGGAACCGGCCAGCGCCAGCGCGCGGCGCTCGATGTCGGAGACGACGCCGGTGGTGGCGCCGCCGCCGGCGAATGCATGCTGCATCACCGTGAAGCCGATCAGCATCACGATCAGCACGAGGCCGCCGAGCAGCGCAGGGCCGACGATGTCGTTGGTGACGGAGCCCGCGACCGTCATGCCGGCCGCGACCACCCAGACCACCAGCAGGAACCAGGTCGGGATCAGCAGCACCGCGCGGTCGAAGCCGTGGGTGGAGAGATAGACGATCAGCGCGAAGCCGGCGAAGGCAATCAACACTAGCGATATGCGAGCGATGCCGGACGCCACCGCAGGGTCGAACAGGGCTAGCGCCACCAGGGAGCCCAGGAACGCGAGCCAGCCCACCGTGATGTGGGAATATCGCACGTGCCATCGACTGAGATTGAGATAGGCGAACAGGAACACCAGCAGCGTCGCCGCCAGGATCGCCTCACCCGCCGCGCGCCAGATGCGCTCGGCGTTGTTCGACATGTCGAGCACCTTGCCCCAGAAGCCGAAATCGACGCCGATATAGACCAGCACCGCCCAGGCCAGCGCCGCGGCGGCCGGGAACATGATGCTGCCCTTGACCACGAACAGGATGGTCAGCACCAGCGCCAGCAAGCCGGAGATGCCGATCACGATGCCCTGGTACAGTGTGAACGAGTTGACCTTGTCCTTGTAGGATTCCGGCTCCCACAGATAGAGCTGCGGCAGCTTGTCGGTGCGCAGCTCCGCGACGAAGGTGACGACGGCGCCGGGATCGAGGGTGACGCGGAAGACGTCGGCGGTCGGACTCTCCTGCCGCTCCGGCCGGTCGCCGGTCGAGGGCGTGATGGTCGCGATGCGCGACAGCCCGAGATCGGGCCACAGCAGCCCCGAAGAGACGATGCGGTAATGCGGGGCGACGATCAGGCGGTCGAGCTGGTCGTCGGTGTTGTTGGCGAGCGCGAACACCACCCAGTTCTGGCCACCCTCGCGGGCGCGCACCTCGATGCGGCGGACGATGCCGTCGGTGCCGGGCGCGGTGGAGACCTGGATGCGGTCGGCGTCGCTGCGCTGATGCTCGAGCACGCCGGTGAGGTCGATTGCGGGCGCGTCACCGCGGACGCTGACAGCGTCCAGCGCGCGCGCCGGGAACGCGCAGACGAGAATCATGAGGCCCAGCGCTATGGGCGCGAGGCACCTGATCAGACGCAAGGTCAGTTCTCCGCGTTCGACGCAAACTCTTCGGTGCAGGCTCTTCGGTGCACGGCGTTTTCCGAACGGAACAAGGTGGTTCGGTGCGTCGCGATAGATGCCACGAAAGCAAGGAAAATCAAAGGGTTTCCGGCCTGCCCTGTGGGCCGCTGACCTAGACCTCCAACACAATTTCGCCAATATGTGCCGAGGTTTCCATCCGCCGGTGCGCGTCGGATGCCTTTTCCAGCGGGAAAGTGCTGTCCATCAGTGGCTTGACCCGGCCTTCGCGCAATAGCGGCATCACTTTCGCCTCGATCGCGGCCACCATCGCCGCCTTGTCCGCATTACTACGGGGGCGCAGCGTCGAGCCGGTATGGGTCAGGCGCTTCACCATCACCTTGGCGATGTTGACGGTGACCTTGGGCCCGTTGAGGGTCGCGATCTGCACGATGCGGCCGTCGAGCGCGGCGGCGTCATAGTTGCGGTCGACATAGTCGCCGGCGACCATGTCGAGGATCAGATTGGCGCCGGCATTGTTCGTCTCCGCCTTGACCACGGCGACGAAGTCTTCCGTCTTGTAGTTGATGGCACGATCCGCGCCGAGCTTGAGGCAGGCATCGATCTTGTCCTGCGATCCCACGGTGACGATCACCTTCGCGCCGAACGCTTTGGCGAGCTGGATCGCCATGGTGCCGATCCCGGACGAGCCGCCATGGATCAGCAGCGTCTCGCCGGCCTTTAGGCCGCCGCGCTCGAACACGTTGTGCCAGACCGTCATCAGCGTTTCCGGCAGTGCGCCGGCTTGCTTGATCGACAGCGACGGCGGCACGCTCATCGCCTGGCCGTCCTGGGCGATGCAGTACTGCGCATAGCCGCCACCGGCGACCAGCGACATCACCTTGTCGCCGATCTTGTGCCGCTTGGCGTTGCTGCCGACGGCCACCACTTCGCCGGCGATCTCGAGGCCGGGCAGGTCGCTGGCGCCGGGCGGCGGCGGATAGGCGCCGGAGCGCTGCGCGACGTCGGGCCGGTTGACGCCGGCGGCCTGCACCTTGACCAGGATCTCGTCGGGGCCGAGCTGCGGCAGCGCCCGTTGTTCCGGCACCAGCACTTCCGGTCCGCCGGGTTTCGAGATGGCGACCACGGTCATTTGCGCGGGCAGCTTGTCCATGATGTGTCCTTGAGCAAAGGTGCGGGATGGAACGAGGCCATTGCTTAGCCAGCGCGGTGCAGGCTGGCAACCGCCTCAGCCGCTTGTGATGCGAACGCAGGAGGAACCAGGATGGCGATGGAAGACGACGACCGCCCGCGCAAGAAGATCAGCCATGACATCGGACAGGATCTCTCACTCTTGTCGGTGGAGGAACTGACCGAGCGCATCGCGCTGCTCAAGGGCGAGATCACAAGGCTGGAAGAAGCCGCAACGAAGAAGCGCGCCTCGCGCGATGCGGCGAACAGCGTCTTCAAGAAGTAGGCTCGAAACAATAGCTGTCGTCCCGGCGGAGGCCGGGACCCATACGCCGTGCGAGCAGTTTTACGAAGATTCGGAGTTGCCTGTTCGCGCGACGACTTTTCCCTGTGGCTATTGGCCCCGGCCCCCGTGCGCAATTGCGCACTAGGCCGGGCCGACGGAGAGAATTCGTTCCGCGGGCGCACTCGGCCACCGACCGACATGGCTAACGAACCCTCAAAATATTCGCTCGTTTACTCCACATTAAGCTTTCGAGTTTATGACTGGGAACTGTCCTCGTTTGGACACCGAGTGGCTCCTGTCCACTCTGTTTGACGCCTCCCTGTTATCAACTTTCAAAGCCGCCGGTTTTCCGGCGGCTCTTTTTTTGCGCCCAGCTCCGCCTTTTTGCGTCTCGCACCGGTTGAATTCCGAGCAAAGACCCGCGGAAACCATATCCATGCTTGTCACTGGACTCGGCGTCCCGCCCGCGCAATGATTTGTTCATCATAAGCCGGCGCCAAGGCCGGGCAGTCAGACAGTTGCGTAAGGGGCGTTAACCATGGAACGTTTGCAAGCCGAAGGCGCTCTCGTTCAACTCAGCGAGCGGTTCACTAATTCTGCGGCGTTCGGCGTCCTGTTCCGCGAGGGCATGGACCTGGTCGAGGAGACCGCCGCCTATCTCGATGGCGCCGGCCGCACCGAGGCCAAGGCGCTCGATCGCGCCGTCAGCCTCACCTATGCGACCGAGAGCATGCGTCTGACCACCCGCCTGATGCAACTCGCCTCATGGCTGCTGCTGCACCGCGCCGTCAAGGAAGGCGAGATGACGTTGGGCCAGGCCAACCGCGAAAAAACCAAGGTCAAGCTCTCCGCCGCCGATCCCGGCTCCACCGACAGCATCGAGAAGCTGCCGTCGCAGCTCCAGGATCTGATCCATCGCTCGATGAGCCTCCAGACCCGCGTGCGCCGCCTGGACACCACCATCCACACCCCGCCGGTCGATCATTCCTCGATCGGCAACCCGCTGGTGCCGCATCTCAACGCACTGAAGGCGGCATTCGAGCGGTAAGCTCCCGTCATTGCGACGAGCGTCCCCCCAAAACAAAAAACGCCCCCGGCTCTCCGGGGGCGTTTTTCGTCTCCAGCCGCGAGGGCCGGATCAATCCTTTTTGAGAAAGCCCGAAAACTTCTTCTGGAAGCGCGAGACGCGGCCGCCGCGATCCATCAGCTGCGCGTTGCCGCCGGTCCAGGCCGGGTGCGACTTGGGGTCGATGTCGAGGTTCAGCGTGTCGCCTTCCTTGCCCCAGGTGGAGCGGGTCAGGTACTCGGTTCCGTCGGTCATCACGACCTTAATCGTATGATAGTTCGGGTGAATTTCGGCTTTCATGGCAATTCCTCGGCGCCCCGGCGCCTCACTTGAGTGGCTATCGAATGACGGATTTGGCGGGGTCTATACCCCACGGGCCCCTGTAAAACAAGCCATTGCAGAGCCTTTGGGGCCTTAGGGGACCGGGCGGCCCCCTAAGGGACATCCCGGATTTGCCACGCCTGCTCGCGCGGCCTATCTGGAGCAGACTACCTCTCTTTGTCTTTTGGTCGGATCTCATGAGCGCAGTAGAACGGCTTGAAACCGGGCCCGCGGAGGCCCCGTCGATCGAGGCCGACCTGGTCGAGGCGCCGGCGAAGAGCCGCGCGAAGCTGCGGCCGCTGCTGGCGCTTGCGCCCTATGTCGCGCGCTATCGCGGCCGGGCTGCGCTGGCCTTCGTGGCGCTGACGATCGCGGCGCTGACCACCCTGCTGGTGCCAGTCGCGGTGCGCAGGATGATCGACTTCGGCCTGACGCCTGAAGGCATCGAGCTGATCAACAGCTATTTCTCGGTGATGATCGCCGTCGTCGCCGTGCTCGCACTCGCGAGCGCCGCGCGCTACTACCTCGTGATGACGATCGGCGAGCGCATCGTTGCCGATCTCAGGCGCGACGTCTTCGCCCATCTGTTGTCGCTGTCGCCGGCCTTCTTCGATTCCGCGCGCAGCGGCGAGCTGGTGTCGCGCCTGACCGCCGACACCACCCAGATCAAATCCTCTGTCGGCGCCTCGGTCTCGATCGCACTGCGCAACCTGATGATGTTCTTCGGTGCCGCGGCGATGATGGTGATCACCAGCCCGCGGCTATCAGGCTTCGTGCTGCTCGCCATTCCCCTGATCGTGCTGCCGCTGGTCGCCTTCGGGCGCTGGGTGCGGCGGCTGTCGCGCAATGCGCAGGACACGCTGGCCGAGGCCTCCGCCTATGCGAGCGAACTCGTCGGTGCGATCCGTACCGTGCAGGCCTATACCAGCGAGAGCCTCGCCGAGAGGCGCTTCGGCGGCGAGGTCGAGCAGGCCTATGAGGCCGCGCGCACCTCCACGCAGGCGCGCGCCGTGCTCACGGCCATCATCATCTTCATCGTGTTCGCAAGCGTGGTCGCGATCCTCTGGATCGGCTCGCACGACGTGCTGACCGGCACCATCACGCCGGGCCGGCTCGGCCAGTTCGTGCTCTATGCGGCCTTCGCCGCGGCCGGCCTCGGCCAGCTCAGCGAGGTCTGGGGCGAGATATCGGCGGCATCAGGCGCTGCCGAGCGCCTGTTCGAGATCCTGCATGTGCAGCCCGACATCACCGCGCCCACCTCGCCGCGCGCGCTGCCGGTGCCGGCGCGCGGCGAAGTCGGCTTCGACCATGTCAGCTTCGCCTATCCGGCACGGCGCGACGTCAATGTGCTCGATGCCATCTCGTTCACCGTGCGCCCCGGCGAGAAGGTCGCCATCGTCGGTCCGTCCGGCGCCGGCAAGAGCACGATCTTTCATCTGCTGTTGCGCTTCTACGATCCGCGCAGCGGCGCGATCTCGCTCGACGGCGTGCCGGTCAAATCCGCAGATCCCCGCGATTTCCGCTCGCGCGTCGCCCTGGTGCCGCAGGAATCCAACGTGTTTGCCGCAAGCGCCCGCGACAACATCCGCTTCGGCCGGCCCGATGCTACCGACGCCGAGGTCGAGCGTGCCGCCGAGCTCGCGCACGCCGCCGAGTTCATTCGCCGCCTGCCCGAAGGTTTTGACACCCCGCTCGGCGAGCGCGGCGTGACGCTGTCCGGGGGCCAGCGCCAGCGCATCGCGATCGCGCGTGCGATCCTGCGCGATGCGCCGCTTCTCCTGCTCGATGAAGCCACCTCCGCGCTCGATGCCGAAAGCGAGACGCTGGTGCAGACCGCGCTGGAAGAACTGATGCGCCACCGCACCACGCTGGTGATCGCGCACCGCCTCGCCACCGTGCTGTCGTGCGATCGCATCCTGGTGATGGACCAGGGCAGGATCGTCGAGCAGGGCACGCATGCGGAGCTCGTGGCCGCGAACGGACTCTATGCCAGGCTGGCGCGGTTGCAGTTCGAGGGGGCGTGAGGCGAGGGCGGGTTCGGACTGCTGCCCCACTCACAGTGTCATCGCCCGCGAAGGCGGACGATCCAGTACTCCGAGACCGTCGTGATCAATCGAGAAGCCGCGGCGTACTGGATTCCCCGCCTTCGCGGGGAATGACAGCGGAGATTTTGGAAGGCGCGTCGCGCCACATCGTCTTCGTGAGTGCATGCTGCCTTGCAGTTCCCCCGGATGTGGCGCCTAATCAGGTATCGCCGGCCAAAGGCTCGTCCATAGGCGTCGGTGCCTGAGAGATGATTTGCGCTCCCGCCTCAACGGGAGTGCGCATCATGGCCCAGCCATACAGCGAAGAGACCCGCGAACTCCTGGAGCGGGCGCAGCGAACGATCAACGAGTCGATCGAGCTTCGCGAAGAAAGCCGCCACGCGATCCTCAAAGCCAAGAGCTGGCAGTTCGAGCTCGAACTCCGCCTGAGCCGAGAGCGCGTCACGGCGAGTTACGCGACAGCGCCGATCACCGACACTTCGGCGACAGCGCCGGCACATTCGGCCACGGCCAGTTCTTCCAGCTCCCGTCCTCATCAACGCAGGCCGATGGCCCAAGGCCGTTCGTCGGAGCACTCGACGTCTTGACCGGCGTGGCGAGGCGCTGGTCGACATAGCTCGTGGAGACATATCCGGCGACGATGACGCCGAGCAGGACCGAAGATCCCTTGGCCAAATCGCTCAGTTTCATCGGTCATCTCCATCCGCTTGCCGGCGCAACTTCCGGGCACAACGACTAGCTGACGTCCTGGGATCCCGACGTGACGGCCGTCACGCCCGCCAGAATCTAAGGTTGCCAAATCATCTTCAGCACCGGACGTCCCGAGGTCGGATTCACCTCGTCGCCGGCATGCGCGAAGCCGTTGCGCTCATAGAAGCGGATGGCGCGGCTGTTGTCCTTGTTGACGAGCAGTGTCACGCCGGTCGGTGACAGACGCTTGGCCTCGTCCACCAGCAGCCGCGCCGCATCCGAGCCCCAATGCGCGGGATCGACAACGAGCTGGTCGAGATAGCCGTAGCCGTCGATGGTGACGA
This genomic window contains:
- a CDS encoding diguanylate cyclase yields the protein MLSRWRDVTARRPWRLSAKLLIISSVVTVIGFSAICVNVMLDMRRGEEALARQTLENLATTIESDVSRNIEIYDLALKAVASNMLLPEIATVSKPIRHLILFDHSTTARHFGAIQVFDADGRLTIDASTLDPVVVNRGDEDYFRVHRDSPETGLFISRPMLFRGAYAIVLSRRISDTDGGFLGVVAGSIRFSYFHELFERLNLDPHDTITVLKRDRTIMMRRPFDLDVIGTNLNDRRTWKAENLRVGASYAGQGPVDPTPRLYVRSSDSGPLFVVAGKPLAAVFELWQREAYRIGAVVLALSLFMLASTLVLAREIGRRAEAERKLEEMATTDALTGLKNRRKFDQVIDVEWRRAMRQQTPIALLMIDADHFKAYNDTFGHQAGDQVLVGIAICISDSVSRAGDCAARYGGEEFAVLLPGTSVTDALTVAEKIRAKVQGWSDDHTSSTVSCGIASLVPTTGMDWPLLVAAADKALYAAKAGGRNQSVVASLPKLSLVA
- a CDS encoding EAL domain-containing protein; the protein is MRLIRCLAPIALGLMILVCAFPARALDAVSVRGDAPAIDLTGVLEHQRSDADRIQVSTAPGTDGIVRRIEVRAREGGQNWVVFALANNTDDQLDRLIVAPHYRIVSSGLLWPDLGLSRIATITPSTGDRPERQESPTADVFRVTLDPGAVVTFVAELRTDKLPQLYLWEPESYKDKVNSFTLYQGIVIGISGLLALVLTILFVVKGSIMFPAAAALAWAVLVYIGVDFGFWGKVLDMSNNAERIWRAAGEAILAATLLVFLFAYLNLSRWHVRYSHITVGWLAFLGSLVALALFDPAVASGIARISLVLIAFAGFALIVYLSTHGFDRAVLLIPTWFLLVVWVVAAGMTVAGSVTNDIVGPALLGGLVLIVMLIGFTVMQHAFAGGGATTGVVSDIERRALALAGSGDLIWDWDVSADKVFTSPETEALLGLKRGTLEGPAASWLEVLHPLDQDRFRAALDSVLDQRRGRLVQDFRLRTPDGHFMWFALKARPVVGSDGEVSRVVGTLTDVTELRNAEERLLHDSVHDNLTGLPNRKLFMDRLGAVAHFAKTMPTLRPTLMVIDLDRFKQVNDSVGIAVGDSILLTLARRLTRILKPQDTLARLAGDQFGLILLSEQDPARITAFAETIRKTIRAPIAFNEREIFLTASIGLALSDPQVQLTDEIIKDAELAMYHSKRIGGDRIDVYKSAMRARKTDRLTLESELRRAIERQELTILYQPIVRLEDRSVAGFEALVRWDHPKLGRMAPSEFITIAEETGLIIDLGMFVLDQTAKQLSIWQRAMRSREPIFASVNVSSRQLLRHDLIHDIRTVLSRSSVARGTLKLELTESLVMENPEHAAQMLTRIRELGTGLSLDDFGTGHSSLAYLQRFPFDTIKIDQSFVRTTNRGTRPVILKSIIALAHDLGMDVVAEGAETDSDAVELYQMGCEYAQGFAFGEPMDADAAMRLLTEVRLEAAS
- a CDS encoding lytic murein transglycosylase — translated: MMQSMAGLAKRGGSVTGATMIAAALLFPLPAGAQAQNGLSNLFGGIFSGPNQAPSPAAPGPSGAQTGVQPWTGEDGASGHPLMTAAAIREAAGNFNNCVAGMWPDAARRNITQENFQRFTAGLAPDLRIMDLMDSQPEFTKSIWDYLDILVNDNRLAKGREVLAKYKAQFDATEKAAGVDRYIIASIWGIESNYSTQMGDRSVLQSTATLACIGRRQAYFKDEFLSALEILNRGDLRPEQLRGSWAGAFGPTQFMPTAFKRFAVDGDGDGRRDVVDNPSDLIASTANNLKKDGWQPGQTWGYEVVVPQGFNYMLADRAKAMTVAQWEKLGLKRPANQPFPHPAEKAYLLAPAGAQGPGFLMLQNFRVIMKYNPAEAYALAIGHFADRLRGGQPFMQPWPRQERELSRTERLELQQLLAQRGFYKGTPDGQFGGQTREALRNFQASIGVPADGFASSDALNRLRGR
- a CDS encoding DUF1465 family protein, encoding MERLQAEGALVQLSERFTNSAAFGVLFREGMDLVEETAAYLDGAGRTEAKALDRAVSLTYATESMRLTTRLMQLASWLLLHRAVKEGEMTLGQANREKTKVKLSAADPGSTDSIEKLPSQLQDLIHRSMSLQTRVRRLDTTIHTPPVDHSSIGNPLVPHLNALKAAFER
- a CDS encoding DUF1192 domain-containing protein, with the protein product MAMEDDDRPRKKISHDIGQDLSLLSVEELTERIALLKGEITRLEEAATKKRASRDAANSVFKK
- the rpmE gene encoding 50S ribosomal protein L31 — protein: MKAEIHPNYHTIKVVMTDGTEYLTRSTWGKEGDTLNLDIDPKSHPAWTGGNAQLMDRGGRVSRFQKKFSGFLKKD
- a CDS encoding UTP--glucose-1-phosphate uridylyltransferase, yielding MKIRKAVFPVAGLGTRVLPATKAMPKEMLTIVDKPLIQYVYDEAREAGIEHFIFVTGRNKSVIEDHFDRMFELDATLAARGKKTEQDVLAQNQPEAGAVSFTRQQAPLGLGHAVWCARDIVGNEPFAVVLPDELVLNSPGCLKQMIDTASKLGEKSNVIAVEAVPDHLTHQYGICGVGKRTGKMFEVDGMVEKPAKGTAPSNLSITGRYILQPEIFKVLETQERGAGGEIQLTDAMIGLARSQKFYGVEFEGERHDCGSKPGFLRANIAYGLKRPELRDGLIAEMKKYLGQ
- a CDS encoding NAD(P)H-quinone oxidoreductase; this translates as MDKLPAQMTVVAISKPGGPEVLVPEQRALPQLGPDEILVKVQAAGVNRPDVAQRSGAYPPPPGASDLPGLEIAGEVVAVGSNAKRHKIGDKVMSLVAGGGYAQYCIAQDGQAMSVPPSLSIKQAGALPETLMTVWHNVFERGGLKAGETLLIHGGSSGIGTMAIQLAKAFGAKVIVTVGSQDKIDACLKLGADRAINYKTEDFVAVVKAETNNAGANLILDMVAGDYVDRNYDAAALDGRIVQIATLNGPKVTVNIAKVMVKRLTHTGSTLRPRSNADKAAMVAAIEAKVMPLLREGRVKPLMDSTFPLEKASDAHRRMETSAHIGEIVLEV